A genomic segment from Vicia villosa cultivar HV-30 ecotype Madison, WI unplaced genomic scaffold, Vvil1.0 ctg.000106F_1_1, whole genome shotgun sequence encodes:
- the LOC131624152 gene encoding nudix hydrolase 1-like, whose product MENNGALNPPLPPPRVAVVIFILKNKSILLGRRRSTVGDATFALPGGHLEFGESFEECAAREVKEETGLELGQNEIEYLTVTNNVFLEQPKKCHYVTVFMRVVLDVEEEHVVKNMEPDKCYGWDWYEWENLPNPLFWPLEKMLKGGFDPFPL is encoded by the exons ATGGAGAACAACGGCGCGCTAAACCCGCCACTTCCGCCACCCAGAGTCGCGGTGGTTATATTCATCTTGAAAAACAAGTCAATCCTACTCGGCCGCCGCCGTTCCACCGTCGGAGACGCCACCTTCGCTCTTCCCGGCGGCCACCTCGAATTCG GGGAAAGCTTCGAGGAATGTGCGGCGAGAGAAGTGAAAGAGGAAACAGGGttagaattaggtcaaaatgaaaTAGAGTATTTGACGGTTACGAATAATGTGTTTTTGGAGCAGCCGAAGAAATGTCATTACGTTACTGTTTTCATGAGAGTAGTGTTGGATGTAGAAGAGGAGCATGTGGTGAAGAACATGGAACCTGATAAGTGTTATGGTTGGGATTGGTATGAATGGGAGAATTTACCAAATCCTTTGTTTTGGCCCTTGGAAAAGATGCTTAAAGGAGGGTTTGATCCTTTTCCTCTTTGA